A single genomic interval of Ruminococcus sp. NK3A76 harbors:
- a CDS encoding Yip1 family protein, translated as MYEYSTIGWLKHCIFHPVEGFEDLRWKKKGSIPVAIGIVVMLFIAMVVDHQLTGFAYNMNYVKVFNVVPLLVQSVVYFITWVVGNWALCTLLDGEGTFKKIFIYSAYALVPYIVCTFIAVILSNVLIKDESIWIIAVQWLGIGWSVILMIQAMRAAHQYSFGKTLVSMIGTVIVMLLILFLAVLLISLFQQLYVFIYQIYTEILYRVRG; from the coding sequence ATGTATGAATATTCCACTATAGGGTGGCTCAAGCATTGTATTTTCCATCCTGTTGAGGGCTTCGAGGATCTTCGCTGGAAAAAGAAGGGCTCGATACCTGTAGCTATCGGCATAGTCGTGATGCTGTTCATTGCAATGGTCGTTGACCACCAGCTCACAGGCTTTGCTTACAACATGAACTATGTTAAGGTATTCAACGTAGTGCCGCTCCTGGTACAGTCGGTAGTATACTTCATAACATGGGTAGTCGGAAACTGGGCGCTGTGTACGCTGCTCGACGGTGAGGGTACTTTCAAGAAGATCTTCATCTACTCGGCTTACGCACTCGTTCCCTACATCGTCTGCACGTTTATAGCAGTTATACTCTCAAACGTGCTGATAAAGGATGAATCCATCTGGATAATCGCTGTTCAGTGGCTGGGCATCGGCTGGTCTGTAATACTTATGATACAGGCTATGAGAGCTGCTCACCAGTATTCATTCGGAAAGACGCTCGTATCAATGATAGGTACTGTTATAGTAATGCTTCTCATACTTTTCCTTGCAGTGCTTCTCATTTCGCTTTTCCAGCAGCTTTATGTATTCATCTATCAGATATACACAGAGATACTTTACAGAGTCAGAGGCTAA
- a CDS encoding DUF5696 domain-containing protein: MHNRNYKKAIVFALVLTMLMPLGSVVASSSDDSASDEAVAAQAADDNAEKSEDSEGGDDAEEDKEEKDDKKSDEEDAPLITDAEAIALESCELAAENDKFALYSDKDNERIGLYVKETGQYWWSSPINTWSDQTIVDEAKGNTMKKAQRKQVSSSLVISYADLLQSKRNVTDVYSTNASKSFKTTNKGVVVTYNFKKSSGGFKVPVHYELDDKGLYVYVDTKDIDEPDTNSIDGKVLTRITFAPYFGAQAPTEIDGTPINGYMIVPDGSGAVMEYNNGRSNYPDYEQVIYGRDYTPVPLSAPRVTQQAFMPVVSTVKGKNGLVIVATDGDSYVTANAVVTGQNKQAFNTAYFSFTVRSTDQFYMSGDSTNRLTVYEKGDIKTEKVGVHYYPVAGKDGADVNYADCAEVYRNYLIENKGLEKKTEANKSPLYVDLYGGVLKQTSILGLPFDLKTEITGFKQASEIIEKLKDKNVDDMVVNYNDWTNKSINKKISTEASASGTLGGQDDFKDFLGTDGITVYPSMNNNQMNSSSWGYMTLTSTAIRISNAYSRQSKYSYAFGVAEVGVSPALLSPSKYTQVFDEMVSSYKDESIDNIGFGDFSYKLSSDFSTKSTSTRDKTMNTLIEGYEKAKKDISGGIIADSANAYVLPYADHVTNVPVYSSGFNVTDYDIPFYQMVVHGYVPYSGKPINASSNSDEMFMLSLAAGSNVHYDMIYEDASVLQDTEYNDLYYANYEGWVPHAATEYELTKQILSGVSNMTIKKYTRSADGSELRTVYTDGSKDVEVAINMKNATATVDGKTYDLSEALSEGGLNG; the protein is encoded by the coding sequence ATGCATAACAGAAATTATAAAAAGGCTATAGTTTTTGCGTTAGTTCTTACAATGCTGATGCCTCTGGGCTCGGTGGTTGCGTCCTCCTCTGATGACAGTGCGTCTGACGAGGCTGTGGCAGCTCAGGCTGCTGATGACAACGCTGAAAAGAGTGAAGACTCCGAGGGCGGCGATGACGCCGAGGAGGATAAGGAAGAAAAGGACGACAAAAAGAGCGACGAAGAGGATGCTCCTCTTATAACCGACGCTGAAGCTATTGCCCTTGAATCCTGCGAGCTTGCTGCCGAAAACGACAAGTTTGCACTCTATTCAGATAAGGACAACGAAAGAATAGGCCTTTATGTAAAAGAAACAGGCCAGTACTGGTGGTCAAGCCCGATAAACACATGGTCGGATCAGACTATAGTTGACGAGGCCAAGGGCAACACCATGAAGAAGGCTCAGAGAAAGCAGGTATCATCAAGCCTTGTTATCTCCTACGCTGATCTTTTACAGAGCAAGAGAAACGTTACCGATGTTTATTCGACAAACGCTTCAAAGAGCTTCAAGACCACAAACAAGGGCGTTGTGGTGACATACAACTTCAAAAAGTCGAGCGGCGGCTTCAAGGTGCCCGTTCATTACGAGCTTGACGACAAGGGACTTTATGTTTACGTTGATACAAAGGATATCGACGAGCCCGATACAAACTCTATCGACGGAAAGGTGCTCACAAGGATCACCTTTGCACCTTACTTCGGTGCTCAGGCACCCACTGAGATAGACGGTACTCCGATAAACGGATACATGATAGTTCCTGACGGCAGCGGTGCTGTTATGGAATACAACAACGGCAGATCAAACTACCCTGACTACGAGCAGGTCATCTACGGCAGAGACTATACTCCCGTTCCGCTTTCTGCTCCGAGAGTTACACAGCAGGCATTCATGCCGGTGGTATCAACTGTCAAGGGTAAGAACGGTCTCGTTATAGTAGCAACTGACGGTGACTCATACGTTACTGCAAATGCCGTAGTAACAGGCCAGAACAAGCAGGCCTTCAACACAGCTTACTTCAGCTTCACGGTAAGAAGCACCGACCAGTTCTACATGAGCGGTGACTCTACCAACAGGCTGACAGTTTACGAAAAGGGCGACATCAAGACCGAGAAGGTCGGCGTTCACTACTACCCGGTAGCCGGCAAGGACGGCGCTGATGTAAACTACGCTGACTGCGCTGAGGTATACAGAAACTACCTCATCGAGAACAAGGGGCTGGAAAAGAAGACTGAAGCTAACAAGTCTCCTCTCTATGTTGACCTTTACGGCGGTGTTTTAAAGCAGACATCTATCCTGGGTCTTCCCTTTGACCTGAAGACTGAGATAACAGGCTTCAAGCAGGCAAGCGAGATAATCGAAAAGCTCAAGGACAAGAATGTTGACGATATGGTCGTTAACTACAACGACTGGACAAACAAGTCGATAAACAAGAAGATCTCTACCGAGGCTTCTGCATCGGGTACTCTCGGCGGCCAGGACGACTTCAAGGACTTCCTCGGAACTGACGGCATAACCGTTTACCCGTCGATGAACAACAACCAGATGAATTCGAGCTCATGGGGCTACATGACCCTGACGAGCACAGCGATCAGAATATCCAACGCTTATTCAAGACAGAGCAAGTATTCTTACGCATTCGGTGTTGCTGAGGTCGGCGTATCGCCCGCACTCCTCTCACCCTCCAAGTACACTCAGGTGTTCGACGAGATGGTGAGCAGCTACAAGGACGAGAGCATCGACAACATAGGCTTCGGCGACTTCTCCTACAAGCTCTCGAGCGACTTCTCGACAAAGAGCACATCTACAAGAGACAAGACGATGAACACTCTCATCGAGGGCTACGAGAAGGCTAAGAAGGACATAAGCGGAGGCATTATCGCTGACTCTGCAAATGCATACGTTTTACCGTATGCCGATCATGTGACAAACGTGCCTGTATATTCTTCCGGCTTCAATGTTACTGACTACGACATACCGTTCTATCAGATGGTAGTTCACGGCTATGTACCTTACTCGGGCAAGCCGATAAACGCAAGCTCCAACAGCGACGAGATGTTTATGTTAAGCCTTGCGGCAGGCTCCAATGTCCACTACGACATGATCTATGAGGACGCTTCCGTGCTCCAGGATACTGAGTACAACGACCTCTACTACGCAAACTATGAGGGCTGGGTACCTCACGCTGCTACTGAGTATGAGCTCACAAAGCAGATACTTTCAGGCGTAAGCAACATGACCATCAAGAAGTACACAAGAAGTGCTGACGGCAGCGAGCTGAGAACTGTTTACACAGACGGCTCGAAGGACGTTGAGGTGGCTATCAACATGAAGAACGCCACAGCAACAGTTGACGGCAAGACTTACGATCTGAGCGAAGCATTAAGTGAAGGAGGGTTGAACGGCTGA
- a CDS encoding SGNH/GDSL hydrolase family protein, which produces MAEQKATSPPIRAKNQQNIISLFCVCTAVAVFIWLILTGLSIGKKMPADDDSSVVAVDKNDSEVSKEKDSDPDSSPDSDSEDDGSSDTDTEHGPSDFSDACFIGDSRTVGLSYNSGKPMATFYCATGLNVSSALDEPNIELENGNLGNVVDALGQRQFDRIYIMFGINEVGWPYVDQFQSEYEELINAVKAAQPDAKIYVQLIIPVTASRSAQGDSINNTNVATFNEAVKAAATNCGVEWIDVSPALVDASGCLPEDAATDGVHMTKDYLVKWIEYLEQNT; this is translated from the coding sequence ATGGCAGAGCAGAAGGCTACCTCGCCGCCGATAAGAGCGAAGAATCAGCAAAATATCATATCACTGTTCTGTGTCTGCACCGCTGTGGCTGTGTTTATATGGCTGATACTGACAGGTCTGAGCATCGGTAAGAAAATGCCTGCCGATGATGACAGCAGCGTTGTTGCAGTCGATAAGAACGACAGCGAAGTCAGCAAGGAAAAGGACTCCGATCCGGACAGCAGCCCGGACAGCGACTCGGAAGATGACGGCTCGTCTGACACCGACACCGAGCACGGGCCTTCGGATTTCTCGGATGCGTGCTTTATAGGCGACTCACGAACTGTCGGCCTTTCATATAACTCGGGCAAGCCTATGGCGACCTTCTACTGCGCTACCGGCCTTAACGTTTCGTCAGCGCTCGATGAGCCGAATATCGAGCTTGAAAACGGCAACCTCGGCAATGTTGTAGATGCGCTCGGTCAGAGACAGTTTGACAGGATATATATAATGTTCGGTATCAACGAGGTCGGCTGGCCTTATGTTGACCAGTTCCAGAGCGAATACGAGGAGCTGATAAACGCTGTAAAGGCCGCACAGCCTGACGCAAAGATATACGTTCAGCTTATAATCCCCGTGACTGCTTCGAGAAGTGCTCAGGGCGATTCAATAAATAATACTAACGTGGCAACATTCAACGAGGCTGTAAAGGCTGCGGCGACAAACTGCGGCGTTGAGTGGATAGATGTCAGCCCGGCACTTGTTGACGCAAGCGGCTGTCTGCCGGAAGATGCGGCGACTGACGGCGTACACATGACAAAGGATTATCTGGTCAAGTGGATAGAATACTTAGAGCAGAACACATAA
- a CDS encoding DUF4358 domain-containing protein, with product MKKKIALLLAVMTIFGAGLTACGDSSSSSGSASKADSQSAESGKSVTAVADELKNGIEFKDTLNELGVGMYDKIYGITEDMYKEGKVYIGSGGATAEEIACFEAKDEDGAAKIKEAFETRVEKQKDAFKDYVPEELDKLGSAVIITKGNSVYMCISNDDAKAKEIIG from the coding sequence ATGAAAAAGAAGATAGCTTTATTACTCGCAGTAATGACGATATTCGGCGCAGGACTCACAGCCTGCGGTGACAGCAGCTCATCATCGGGCAGCGCTTCCAAGGCTGATTCGCAGAGCGCAGAGAGCGGCAAGAGCGTGACGGCTGTTGCTGACGAGCTCAAGAACGGCATAGAGTTCAAGGATACTTTAAACGAGCTCGGCGTGGGAATGTATGACAAGATATACGGCATCACCGAGGATATGTACAAGGAAGGCAAGGTGTACATCGGCTCGGGCGGCGCAACTGCTGAGGAGATAGCCTGCTTTGAGGCAAAGGACGAAGACGGTGCAGCAAAGATAAAGGAAGCCTTTGAGACAAGAGTTGAAAAGCAGAAGGACGCTTTCAAGGACTATGTGCCCGAGGAGCTTGACAAGTTAGGCTCGGCTGTTATAATCACAAAGGGCAACAGCGTTTATATGTGCATCTCAAACGACGATGCAAAGGCTAAGGAAATAATAGGCTGA
- a CDS encoding DHHW family protein — MKAIKAKIISIFFLVFIFGFGIAGLVMKDREFSDMENRMLAQSPEIDTDTVLKGEFQDKLETYLSDQMPLRDGLYALKVDYERLMMKTYQNGVYFADDGYLIQEYKENPVQINKNVTYINDFVKNVDVPVTFMLVPTATAVLNYKLPEGCLNDDQRSSIDLVKDGLDEKINFISPYTELNSASERNQVFYRTDHHWTEQGAHVGYEALMKALGKEPAQPDYEYETFSGEFYGTLYSKAPSALQEADTFRAPKNPDGEYKVEFAKEQEDPKTLIGMYDVTKLETKDKYATLFGGNFSHFTIKSNAANDERILVIKDSYANAVLPYLADSFSTIDVIDMRYYHMEQQTVSELIKAEGITQVVLLYNMDFFNSDNNFLWLD; from the coding sequence ATGAAAGCTATAAAAGCAAAGATAATTTCAATTTTCTTCCTTGTGTTCATATTCGGCTTTGGCATAGCAGGCCTTGTGATGAAGGACAGGGAGTTTTCCGACATGGAGAACAGGATGCTCGCACAGTCGCCGGAGATAGACACCGACACTGTGCTAAAAGGCGAGTTTCAGGACAAGCTGGAGACATACCTCTCAGACCAGATGCCGCTGCGTGACGGGCTGTATGCGCTCAAAGTAGACTACGAGCGGCTGATGATGAAGACTTATCAGAACGGGGTATACTTTGCAGATGACGGATATCTTATCCAGGAATACAAGGAAAACCCCGTGCAGATAAACAAGAACGTCACATACATTAATGACTTTGTGAAAAATGTCGATGTGCCGGTGACTTTCATGCTCGTACCCACGGCGACGGCGGTGCTTAACTACAAGCTGCCGGAGGGGTGCCTGAATGACGACCAGCGAAGCTCGATAGACCTTGTTAAGGACGGGCTTGATGAAAAGATAAACTTCATAAGCCCATACACCGAGCTCAACAGCGCATCTGAGCGCAATCAGGTATTTTACCGCACCGACCACCACTGGACAGAGCAGGGTGCTCATGTAGGCTACGAAGCGCTGATGAAGGCTTTAGGCAAGGAGCCTGCACAGCCTGACTACGAATACGAGACATTCAGCGGCGAGTTCTACGGCACGCTTTACTCAAAGGCGCCGTCGGCATTACAGGAGGCGGATACATTCAGAGCCCCCAAGAACCCTGACGGTGAATACAAGGTAGAGTTTGCCAAGGAGCAGGAAGACCCCAAAACGCTCATCGGAATGTACGATGTGACGAAATTAGAGACAAAGGACAAGTATGCAACGCTTTTCGGCGGCAACTTCTCGCACTTCACGATAAAGTCGAATGCTGCGAATGACGAGCGCATACTCGTGATAAAGGATTCTTACGCAAACGCCGTACTGCCTTACCTTGCAGACAGCTTCTCGACCATTGATGTGATAGATATGCGTTACTACCACATGGAGCAGCAGACAGTATCTGAGCTGATAAAGGCCGAGGGGATAACGCAGGTAGTGCTGCTTTACAACATGGATTTCTTTAATTCGGATAATAATTTCTTGTGGCTTGATTAA
- a CDS encoding sugar ABC transporter permease — translation MSNEIMENEILDEAAETAEEAAEQVEETADEQPEVTMSSADFEAKLSSASAPAKQKGLKIPYERRKALYGYGFIALWFIGTIYFFIVPLIESLVYSFNKTQPVNGEMKLEYVGLDNYVYAFRKDVDYSPALVAMLKDTALKTPLILIFSIFVAVILNQKFKGRTLARAIFFLPVIIATGPVIDIINGNMSTGGYAGGSEQFSSMFEANLVDELLNFLGVYNISDSLTEIISSVVGDIMNLVWNSGIQILLFLSALQGIPTSAKEAANMEGATAWEYFWKITIPYISPMIVASVVYTVVDSFVDPSNQVMLLILTKASSWEHGMMAAMAWSYFAIVGVVLGIVVVIVNKVVYYEVE, via the coding sequence ATGAGTAATGAGATTATGGAAAACGAAATACTCGACGAAGCTGCCGAGACTGCTGAAGAAGCAGCAGAGCAGGTCGAGGAAACAGCCGACGAGCAGCCCGAGGTCACAATGAGTTCAGCAGACTTTGAGGCAAAGCTGTCAAGTGCTTCGGCACCTGCAAAACAGAAGGGTCTTAAGATACCCTACGAAAGAAGAAAGGCACTCTACGGCTACGGCTTTATAGCACTGTGGTTCATAGGAACGATATACTTCTTCATCGTTCCGCTTATCGAGTCGCTTGTTTACTCTTTCAACAAGACACAGCCTGTAAACGGCGAGATGAAGCTCGAGTATGTAGGTCTTGACAACTACGTCTACGCTTTCAGAAAAGACGTTGACTATTCACCTGCGCTCGTTGCGATGCTCAAGGATACAGCGCTCAAAACACCGCTCATACTTATATTCTCGATATTCGTAGCGGTTATCCTTAACCAGAAGTTCAAGGGAAGAACTCTTGCAAGAGCTATATTCTTCCTCCCCGTTATCATAGCTACCGGCCCTGTTATCGACATCATCAACGGTAACATGAGCACAGGCGGTTATGCAGGCGGCTCGGAGCAGTTCTCCTCAATGTTCGAGGCAAACCTCGTAGATGAGCTGCTCAACTTCCTCGGTGTTTATAACATCAGTGACTCACTGACAGAGATCATAAGCTCGGTAGTCGGTGACATCATGAACCTTGTATGGAACTCCGGTATCCAGATACTCCTCTTCCTGTCGGCATTGCAGGGCATACCTACTTCCGCTAAGGAAGCAGCCAACATGGAAGGTGCTACGGCTTGGGAGTACTTCTGGAAGATCACCATTCCTTACATCAGCCCTATGATCGTTGCAAGCGTTGTTTACACTGTTGTTGACTCGTTCGTTGATCCTTCCAACCAGGTCATGCTCTTGATCCTGACTAAGGCTTCGAGCTGGGAGCACGGTATGATGGCAGCTATGGCATGGAGCTACTTCGCTATCGTCGGCGTAGTTCTTGGTATAGTGGTTGTTATCGTAAACAAGGTAGTATACTACGAAGTAGAGTAA
- a CDS encoding carbohydrate ABC transporter permease: MATKKEEKQFEKERKKANKERLKRMKAEGLDKYLTPEQIRYNRRKAVLDSVWPIFRFLILFGLGFVILYPMIFMISTAFRPSEQMNDPSIIWLPKSLTMDNINDVWKVMDFGNTAINTVILNLVASVLEVISCSITGYGFARFKFKFKGLLFAIVTLMIIVPPQIITIPLFMQYSFGWITVLKGGESLINSPLTMYLPAIFANGIRGGLFIYIFRQFFRGLPKELEDAAYLDGCGPLRTYVQVMVPNAKTSFLTVFLFAIVWYWNDFYISSSYFTQNDTVALMLKNLDATLIQTLFSGQQVGIRQIIVWLEAGCILSISPILIMYVFLQRYFIEGVERSGITGI; this comes from the coding sequence TTGGCAACTAAAAAAGAAGAAAAGCAGTTTGAAAAAGAGCGTAAAAAAGCTAATAAAGAACGTCTTAAGCGTATGAAAGCTGAGGGTCTCGACAAGTACCTGACCCCTGAGCAGATAAGATACAACAGACGTAAAGCGGTTTTGGATTCGGTATGGCCAATATTCAGATTCCTTATTCTGTTCGGCCTTGGTTTCGTAATACTCTACCCGATGATATTCATGATATCAACAGCATTCAGACCCAGTGAGCAGATGAACGACCCTTCGATCATCTGGCTGCCCAAGAGTCTGACTATGGACAACATCAATGACGTTTGGAAGGTCATGGACTTCGGCAACACAGCTATCAACACGGTAATTCTTAACCTTGTTGCTTCTGTACTTGAAGTTATCTCCTGCTCGATAACCGGTTACGGTTTTGCGAGATTCAAGTTCAAGTTCAAGGGCTTACTCTTTGCTATAGTAACGCTCATGATCATCGTTCCTCCGCAGATCATAACGATACCGCTGTTCATGCAGTATTCGTTCGGCTGGATAACTGTTTTAAAGGGCGGCGAGTCGCTCATCAACAGCCCTCTGACAATGTATCTGCCTGCTATCTTTGCAAACGGCATCAGAGGCGGTCTGTTTATCTACATATTCCGCCAGTTCTTCAGAGGACTCCCCAAGGAGCTTGAAGATGCAGCTTATCTTGACGGCTGCGGCCCGCTCAGGACTTACGTTCAGGTAATGGTCCCCAATGCTAAGACCTCATTCCTGACAGTATTCCTTTTCGCAATAGTATGGTACTGGAACGACTTCTACATCTCGTCCTCGTACTTCACACAGAACGACACTGTTGCACTTATGCTCAAAAACCTTGACGCTACCCTGATACAGACACTGTTCTCAGGTCAGCAGGTCGGCATAAGACAGATAATAGTATGGCTCGAAGCCGGCTGTATCCTGTCAATCTCGCCGATACTTATCATGTATGTATTCCTGCAAAGGTACTTCATCGAAGGTGTTGAGCGTTCGGGTATCACAGGTATCTGA
- a CDS encoding MBOAT family O-acyltransferase, whose protein sequence is MLFSSNVFLYMFLPLCLGLYFIVPRKLKNFVLLIFSLVFYAWGEPKYVLIMLASITVAYITGLFADQKRYKQNGRRKAMLSMIIAIVWNLGFLFFFKYTNLFIKTANDIGGLGIKALDIALPIGISFYSFQTLSYVIDVYKGEVKPQKNILNLATYVALFPQLIAGPIVRYQTIEEQLTERKESWDKFSSGVKRFTYGLAKKVILANSAGALFEELSAMSNDKLSVTAAWVGIIAYTFQIFFDFSGYSDMAIGLGRMFGFEFLENFEYPYISKSITEFWRRWHISLSTWFRDYVYIPLGGNRKGKGRQITNIMIVWALTGFWHGASWNFMGWGVYFGILLLLEKFIWGKGLQKTPAFVQHIYAMFFVVIGWALFAFDDTDKLINNLKNMFGANGLPLINDMTVSKMLGFAVTFVILVIASTPLCKWLGEKIKGKSEAAFDVVQTLSVPVLLILSAAYLVSSSYNPFLYFRF, encoded by the coding sequence ATGCTATTTAGCAGTAATGTGTTTTTATATATGTTTTTGCCGCTTTGTCTGGGGCTGTATTTTATAGTGCCGAGAAAGCTCAAAAACTTTGTTTTGCTTATATTCAGCCTTGTTTTCTACGCATGGGGCGAGCCTAAGTATGTGCTGATAATGCTTGCGAGCATCACGGTGGCGTACATCACAGGCCTTTTTGCCGACCAGAAGCGCTACAAGCAAAACGGCAGGCGCAAGGCCATGCTCTCGATGATAATTGCGATAGTGTGGAACTTAGGCTTCCTGTTCTTTTTCAAATATACGAACCTCTTTATCAAGACGGCAAACGACATCGGCGGCCTGGGGATAAAAGCTCTTGACATAGCGCTGCCGATAGGCATATCCTTCTACAGCTTCCAGACGCTCTCGTATGTTATCGACGTATACAAGGGCGAAGTAAAGCCGCAGAAGAACATACTTAACCTTGCGACGTATGTTGCGCTTTTCCCGCAGCTGATAGCAGGACCTATCGTTCGCTATCAGACGATAGAGGAGCAGCTGACTGAGCGTAAGGAGAGCTGGGACAAGTTTTCATCGGGTGTAAAGCGCTTTACCTACGGTCTTGCCAAAAAGGTGATACTCGCAAACTCGGCAGGTGCGCTGTTTGAGGAGCTCAGTGCCATGAGTAACGACAAGCTCTCGGTAACGGCGGCGTGGGTAGGGATAATTGCCTACACATTCCAGATATTCTTTGATTTCTCAGGCTACTCCGACATGGCGATAGGCCTTGGCAGGATGTTCGGCTTTGAATTTTTGGAGAACTTTGAATACCCCTACATCTCAAAGAGCATAACCGAGTTCTGGAGGCGGTGGCACATATCCCTCTCGACATGGTTCAGGGATTATGTCTACATTCCCTTGGGCGGCAACCGCAAGGGCAAGGGCAGGCAGATAACAAACATCATGATAGTATGGGCGCTGACCGGCTTCTGGCACGGTGCGAGCTGGAACTTCATGGGCTGGGGCGTATACTTCGGGATACTGCTGCTGCTTGAAAAATTCATATGGGGCAAGGGGCTGCAAAAGACCCCGGCGTTTGTTCAGCACATATACGCCATGTTCTTTGTGGTGATAGGCTGGGCGCTGTTCGCATTTGACGACACGGACAAGCTGATAAACAACCTTAAGAATATGTTCGGCGCTAACGGTCTGCCGCTTATAAACGACATGACGGTGTCAAAGATGCTCGGCTTTGCGGTGACGTTCGTGATACTTGTCATCGCATCTACTCCGCTTTGCAAGTGGCTGGGGGAGAAGATAAAGGGCAAGAGCGAGGCTGCATTTGACGTGGTGCAGACGCTCTCTGTCCCGGTGCTGCTTATCTTAAGTGCAGCATACTTGGTGAGCAGCTCGTACAATCCGTTTTTGTATTTCAGATTCTAA